In Candidatus Bathyarchaeia archaeon, the following are encoded in one genomic region:
- the tmk gene encoding dTMP kinase, with the protein MKRGLLICIEGLDKSGKTTQSRLLVESLRNKGFDAVYTTEPSNGEIGRFIRRYILQRRERVSISVEALLFAADRIDHVEREIKPLLNDGKIVVSDRYVYSSLAYQGAAGLDVEWIKEINKMVPRPDLAIYLEVPIEVIMERLKKKRVRSVMESLEVQEKVRDVYMNLVKEGKLIMVDGNRPIMEVSQDIQKIVIEKLKNP; encoded by the coding sequence ATGAAGAGGGGATTATTAATTTGTATAGAGGGGCTTGACAAAAGTGGAAAGACAACACAATCACGTCTTCTAGTTGAATCCCTTAGGAATAAGGGTTTTGATGCGGTTTACACAACCGAGCCCAGTAATGGTGAAATTGGCAGGTTCATAAGGCGCTATATCCTCCAGAGGCGAGAACGTGTATCGATTTCAGTAGAAGCCCTTCTATTTGCTGCGGATAGAATTGACCATGTTGAGAGGGAGATAAAACCATTACTTAATGATGGAAAGATAGTTGTTTCAGATAGATACGTCTACTCTTCATTAGCGTATCAAGGTGCAGCCGGACTCGATGTTGAATGGATAAAAGAGATAAATAAGATGGTTCCAAGACCAGATTTAGCAATATATCTAGAAGTTCCAATCGAAGTCATCATGGAACGCCTTAAAAAGAAGAGGGTGAGGTCTGTTATGGAATCTCTTGAAGTGCAAGAGAAAGTTAGAGATGTTTACATGAATCTTGTTAAGGAGGGAAAACTTATAATGGTTGATGGAAATCGCCCAATAATGGAGGTTTCACAAGATATCCAAAAAATAGTTATCGAAAAATTGAAAAATCCCTAA